A window of Desulforegulaceae bacterium genomic DNA:
GCAGTACGAAACAGATTACCCCTGCCACCTCTGAAGCCTTTTGCAAGCTTAAGAACCTTATTTCTTCTTCTTCTTGCCTTAAAACCTCTTTTAATCCTCATTTTAAAATCTCCTTTTACCCAGCTGACATTAACTATAAGGAAGAAGTTGTCTTAACTGTTTTTCGTTTGTTTTGTCCGCAATTTTACCCGCACGAAGTTGTCTTTTACGCTTTGTAGATTTTTTGGTAAGTATATGGCTTTTGTTAGCTCTACGCATCTTGAACTTACCACTGGCTGTAACCTTAAAGCGTTTTG
This region includes:
- the rpmI gene encoding 50S ribosomal protein L35, which codes for MPKMKTNRGAAKRFKVTASGKFKMRRANKSHILTKKSTKRKRQLRAGKIADKTNEKQLRQLLPYS